DNA from Rhodopirellula islandica:
CGCCAAGGGACAGATCAAAGAGTCCCACAAAGAGAAGGTGACGAAGACCATCAAGGGCAATGAGGTCACACGAAACGCCAGCGACGAAACACCTGCCTATTTCATCGAACAGGAAGACGGCGACCATGTTTTGAAAAGCGAAACCGAGCTGGAGGACGCCTGAGCAACTCGGGTCTCCTAACGCAACGCAACATCCAGCGGCAAGAGTCCGCTACCAAAGATCCTCATCACAGAGTCCCATGAATCGCAAAGCAATCATCACCGGCGGCAGCACAGGCATTGGCCGCGCGACCGCTGTCGCCCTGGCTCAATCGGGGCATGACGTTGCAATCACCTACGCTCACAGCGAAGAAGACGCCCAGCGCACTGCCAAAATGGTGCAAGCAACAGGACGTTCGTGCGTGATCAAGCACTTGGATTTGACACATCCCGAAACCGCGAATCCAGTGGTTGATGAGATGGCCGACGAACTGGGTGGTTTGGACGTGTTCGTTAACAATGCCGGCATGATGGTCAACCAGACCATGCCAGATCTGGACGTTGCGACAGCACAGCGAATCTTCAACGTCAACACGATCGGTGCAACCTTGGCGATCCAGCGGGCCGTGCACCACATGTTGCCCGGTGGTTTGGACGGCGCCCCCAAAAGGACGCCTGGACGAATCATCGTCGTCACCAGCGTTCACGAAGCGATCGCCAGTCCAGTCGATACGCTGTACACCATGACCAAGCACGCTCTTGGCGGCCTGGTGAAATGTTTGGCATTGGATCTGACACCGCTCAACATCACGGTGAACTCCGTTGCCCCCGGTGAAATCGCGACACCAATGAACGACATGGATGCCGACGAGGCAAACAGCTCGCCGCGTGAGGCAATTCCCGTCCGCCGAGTCGGTCATCCCGATGAAGTCGCGGCCGTCATCAACTTCTTGGCTGGCGAGCAAGCGGGATTCATCACCGGAGCACGCTGGCCGATCGACGGAGGCTTCGAAGCCGCCGCACCACTCGCTGCCACCGCTTTTCGCGAAGACTACTTGGCTCCCTAGCGAACTCCCTCCCGCTCATCAATTCCCTCTCCCACAAACCCAAGAGATTAAAGCATGTCCACCACAACCACGACAAAAACTCCGTTCAAACGTGAGATCCTCGAGGACGAAACGAACCAGGAAGTGACTTCCTTGTTGCAACACAACCTGACGGATTTGATTGACCTTGCCCTGCTGATGAAACAAGCCCACTGGAACGTGGTGGGACAGAATTTCCGCAGCATTCACTTGCAACTCGATGAAATCATAGAAACGGTACGTGCCGGAAGCGATGAAGTCGCGGAACGGATCGTTACCTTGGGTGG
Protein-coding regions in this window:
- a CDS encoding hypervirulence associated TUDOR domain-containing protein, with amino-acid sequence MSQKFQVNQYVTWNYGSGTAKGQIKESHKEKVTKTIKGNEVTRNASDETPAYFIEQEDGDHVLKSETELEDA
- a CDS encoding SDR family oxidoreductase; this encodes MNRKAIITGGSTGIGRATAVALAQSGHDVAITYAHSEEDAQRTAKMVQATGRSCVIKHLDLTHPETANPVVDEMADELGGLDVFVNNAGMMVNQTMPDLDVATAQRIFNVNTIGATLAIQRAVHHMLPGGLDGAPKRTPGRIIVVTSVHEAIASPVDTLYTMTKHALGGLVKCLALDLTPLNITVNSVAPGEIATPMNDMDADEANSSPREAIPVRRVGHPDEVAAVINFLAGEQAGFITGARWPIDGGFEAAAPLAATAFREDYLAP
- the dps gene encoding DNA starvation/stationary phase protection protein Dps; its protein translation is MSTTTTTKTPFKREILEDETNQEVTSLLQHNLTDLIDLALLMKQAHWNVVGQNFRSIHLQLDEIIETVRAGSDEVAERIVTLGGPADGRSSTVVAESELEEYPGGFVKVSETIAKVADALKQMIDSLRSAIEKLGELDAISEDMLIALSGELEKHLWMLQAQEV